The following coding sequences lie in one Alosa sapidissima isolate fAloSap1 chromosome 15, fAloSap1.pri, whole genome shotgun sequence genomic window:
- the prdm10 gene encoding PR domain zinc finger protein 10 isoform X2 produces the protein METKQESSSIWSQTPSAESGNATQVHFEGGTVAQIVYSGDQQDRGQQQVVYAADGSSYTSVESAEHTLVYIHPVDGTTQAVFADQPQVAYIQQDGTTQQVTVLLPSGQNMNTANLHVLSNVADGPQAILEPVTQGQMDVSNSSLPPMTSVGDSASSPLGATDSTVDSEDEDDDDDDGNDSDLDDWEPEPLQPFTPQNLWCEECNKANPTVCLKHGPLHPIASRPVVSKARASLPLVLYIDRFVGGVFSKRRIPKRTQFGPVEGRLVRQHQLKDSHIHLKMYVLDSDKGGDKNEDVWLDLSDEDHSNWLMFVRPAQNHLEQNLVAYQYGSEIFYTTIKNIQPKQELKVWYAASYAEFVNQKIHDVTEEERKVLREQEKNWPCYECNRRFMSSEQLQQHLNMHDDKLDLVNRPKGRSRGRGRKRFGTGRRPGRPPKFIRLETPAESAEKTRDMLVFPGSKLPYEDRTDGALNGLKVVELEPEAIASELEGRLEPQVDSAEPPTDGESDQPVPPPADALEPLKEDPTPAAQPDPHLTPQDMRRARRIRNAALQHLFIRKSFRPFKCSQCGKAFREKDKLDQHLRFHGRDACALTCHVCNKGFLSTGALEDHLQLHADQRTYACLFCTDSFDRLELLKEHVRIHMVDGCFSCPSCKKSFTDFIQVKKHVRSFHSEKIFQCTECDKAFCRPDKLRLHMLRHSDRKDFLCSTCGKQFKRKDKLREHMQRMHNPEREAKKADRSHRSKALKQKVPTTDFESFMFKCRLCMMGFRRRGMLVNHLSKRHPEMRIEEVPELTLPIIKPNRDYFCQYCDKVYKSASKRKAHILKNHPGAELPPSIRKLRPAGPGEPDPMLSTHTQLTGTIATAPVCCPHCAKQYSSKTKMVQHIRKKHPEFAQMANSIQAPLATAVISSTPAVITTDSTTAEAVVTTDLLTQAMTELSQTLGSDYRAAQGDYQRIQYIPVSQAAGGLAQPQHIQLQVVQVAPASSPHSQHSTVDVSQLHDPHGYSQHSIQVQHIQVAEPTGSSVQGSASVSGQPLSPSSQQTTQELSPTQLTPVTLAQSHTLQTSSNQVQGTVQHTYLPSNWNYRSYPSEIQMMALPHAQYVIAEASTPGSGGNSSQVKTTHYVISEGQAELEGKPSGAAASGTQTHPESLEQPPPTQYIITTTTNGSNEVHITKP, from the exons ATGGAAACAAAGCAGGAGTCATCATCTATCTGGAGTCAGACCCCTAGTGCTGAATCTGGCAACGCCACTCAG GTTCACTTTGAAGGTGGCACAGTGGCTCAGATCGTGTACAGTGGGGATCAGCAGGACAGGGGCCAGCAGCAGGTGGTCTATGCTGCAGATGGAAGCTCCTACACGTCTGTGGAGtcagcagaacacacactggTTTATATACACCCAGTGGATGGAACAACACAG GCAGTGTTCGCTGACCAGCCTCAAGTGGCATACATCCAACAGGATGGAACCACCCAGCAG GTGACAGTCCTGCTACCAAGTGGGCAGAATATGAACACAGCCAACCTGCATGTCCTAAGCAATGTAGCTGATGGCCCTCAGGCCATCCTGGAGCCTGTGACACAG GGTCAGATGGATGTTTCCAACTCCTCCTTGCCCCCCATGACCAGTGTGGGAGACTCAGCCTCTAGTCCTCTTGGGGCAACAGACTCCACTGTGGATTCTGAAGATGAAGACGATGACGACGACGATGGAAATGATTCTGACCTTGACGACTGGGAGCCTGAACCTCTACAGCCCTTCACTCCTCAAAATCTCT GGTGTGAGGAGTGTAACAAGGCAAACCCCACCGTGTGTTTGAAACATGGGCCCTTGCACCCTATTGCCAGCCGGCCTGTCGTGTCTAAAGCCCGTGCCAGCCTGCCCCTGGTACTCTACATTGACCGCTTCGTGGGCGGGGTCTTCTCTAAGCGCCGCATCCCTAAGCGCACCCAGTTTGGGCCAGTAGAGGGCCGCCTGGTGCGACAGCACCAGCTCAAGGACTCCCACATCCACCTCAAA ATGTATGTGCTGGACTCTGATAAAGGTGGAGACAAAAATGAAGATGTATGGCTGGACCTGTCAGATGAGGACCACAGTAACTGGTTGATGTTTGTCCGACCTGCCCAGAATCATCTGGAGCAGAACCTGGTGGCCTACCAATATGGCTCAGAAATCTTCTACACCACCATCAAGAACATCCAGCCCAAACAGGAGCTCAAG GTGTGGTATGCTGCTTCATATGCCGAGTTTGTTAATCAGAAAATTCATGATGTCACAGAAGAGGAACGAAAAG TGTTGAGGGAGCAGGAGAAGAACTGGCCGTGCTACGAGTGCAACCGCCGCTTCATGAGCTctgagcagctgcagcagcacctCAACATGCACGACGACAAGCTGGATCTGGTCAATAG GCCAAAGGGACGCAGTCGAGGGAGGGGTCGGAAGCGTTTCGGGACAGGCAGAAGACCGGGGCGGCCGCCCAAATTCATCCGCCTAGAGACCCCTGCAGAGAGCGCAGAGAAGACAAGG GATATGCTGGTGTTCCCTGGAAGTAAGCTGCCTTATGAGGATAGGACAGATGGAGCCCTGAATGGGCTGAAGGTGGTGGAGCTCGAGCCAGAAGCCATCGCCTCAGAGTTGGAAGGCCGGCTGGAGCCCCAGGTGGACAGTGCGGAGCCCCCAACAGATGGGGAAAGTGACCAGCCAGTGCCCCCACCAGCTGATGCTCTGGAGCCCCTCAAGGAGGACCCCACTCCTGCCGCCCAGCCAGATCCCCACCTCACGCCCCAGGACATGCGCCGAGCCCGGAGGATACGG AACGCTGCGCTCCAGCACCTGTTCATCCGCAAGTCGTTCCGGCCCTTCAAGTGCTCCCAATGTGGGAAGGCCTTCCGGGAGAAGGACAAGCTGGACCAGCACCTGCGCTTCCACGGACGCGATGCCTGCGCCCTCACCTGTCACGTGTGCAACAAGGGCTTCCTGAGCACGGGGGCGCTAGAGGACCACCTGCAGCTGCATGCTGACCAGCGCACCTATGCCTGCCTCTTCTGCACCGACTCCTTCGACCGCCTGGAGCTGCTCAAGGAGCACGTCCGAATCCACATGGTGGACGGCTGCTTCTCCTGCCCCTCGTGCAAGAAGAGCTTCACCGACTTCATTCAG GTGAAGAAGCATGTGCGCAGCTTCCATTCTGAGAAGATCTTCCAGTGCACAGAGTGTGACAAGGCCTTCTGCCGGCCCGACAAGCTGCGCCTGCACATGCTCCGCCACTCCGACCGCAAAGACTTCCTGTGCTCCACCTGTGGCAAACAGTTTAAG AGGAAAGATAAACTCCGTGAGCACATGCAGCGCATGCACAACCCTGAGCGCGAAGCTAAGAAAGCGGACCGTAGTCACCGCTCCAAAGCCCTGAAGCAGAAGGTGCCCACCACCGACTTTGAGAGCTTCATGTTCAAGTGTCGACTCTGCATGATGGGCTTCCGGCGCCGAGGCATGCTG GTTAATCATCTGTCCAAGCGTCACCCAGAGATGCGGATTGAGGAGGTACCTGAGCTCACACTGCCCATCATTAAGCCAAACAGGGACTACTTCTGCCAGTACTGTGACAAG GTGTATAAAAGTGCTAGTAAGAGAAAAGCACATATCTTGAAGAACCATCCCGGGGCAGAGCTGCCACCCAGTATCCGCAAGCTGCGGCCTGCCGGCCCCGGAGAGCCCGACCCCATGCTGAGCACGCACACGCAGCTGACCGGCACCATCGCCACAGCTCCCGTCTGCTGCCCACACTGCGCCAAGCAGTACAGCAGCAAA ACAAAGATGGTTCAGCACATCCGTAAGAAGCACCCAGAGTTTGCTCAGATGGCCAACAGCATCCAGGCCCCTCTGGCCACTGCAGTCATCAGCAGCACCCCTGCGGTCATCACCACCGACAGCACCACTGCAGAGGCCGTTGTG ACCACGGACCTGCTGACCCAGGCCATGACCGAGCTGTCCCAGACTCTTGGGTCGGACTACCGAGCAGCTCAGGGCGATTACCAGCGCATCCAGTACATCCCTGTCTCACAGGCCGCCGGAGGCCTCGCCCAGCCACAGCACATCCAGCTGCAGGTGGTGCAGGTGGCTCCG GCCTCCTCTCCCCACTCCCAGCACTCCACGGTGGATGTGAGTCAGCTGCACGACCCCCATGGCTACAGCCAGCACTCCATCCAGGTGCAGCACATCCAGGTGGCGGAGCCCACGGGGAGCTCTGTCCAGGGCAGCGCATCA GTATCTGGGCAGCCTCTAAGCCCCTCCTCTCAGCAGACCACTCAAGAGCTTAGCCCCACCCAGCTGACCCCCGTGACCTTGGCACAGAGTCACACGCTACAGACCTCCTCAAATCAGGTGCAAGGGACTGTTCAGCATACTTACCTACCCAGCAACTGGAACTACAGGAGTTATC CCTCAGAGATCCAGATGATGGCGCTGCCTCATGCCCAGTATGTGATCGCAGAGGCCAGCACCCCAGGAAGCGGTGGAAACAGCAGTCAGGTGAAGACT ACGCACTATGTGATCTCGGAGGGCCAGGCAGAGCTGGAAGGGAAGCCCAGTGGTGCGGCCGCCAGCGGGACTCAGACGCACCCCGAGTCCCTGGAGCAGCCGCCGCCCACACAGtacatcatcaccaccaccaccaacggCTCCAACGAAGTCCACATCACCAAACCCTGA
- the prdm10 gene encoding PR domain zinc finger protein 10 isoform X3: METKQESSSIWSQTPSAESGNATQVHFEGGTVAQIVYSGDQQDRGQQQVVYAADGSSYTSVESAEHTLVYIHPVDGTTQAVFADQPQVAYIQQDGTTQQVTVLLPSGQNMNTANLHVLSNVADGPQAILEPVTQGQMDVSNSSLPPMTSVGDSASSPLGATDSTVDSEDEDDDDDDGNDSDLDDWEPEPLQPFTPQNLWCEECNKANPTVCLKHGPLHPIASRPVVSKARASLPLVLYIDRFVGGVFSKRRIPKRTQFGPVEGRLVRQHQLKDSHIHLKMYVLDSDKGGDKNEDVWLDLSDEDHSNWLMFVRPAQNHLEQNLVAYQYGSEIFYTTIKNIQPKQELKVWYAASYAEFVNQKIHDVTEEERKVLREQEKNWPCYECNRRFMSSEQLQQHLNMHDDKLDLVNRPKGRSRGRGRKRFGTGRRPGRPPKFIRLETPAESAEKTRDMLVFPGSKLPYEDRTDGALNGLKVVELEPEAIASELEGRLEPQVDSAEPPTDGESDQPVPPPADALEPLKEDPTPAAQPDPHLTPQDMRRARRIRNAALQHLFIRKSFRPFKCSQCGKAFREKDKLDQHLRFHGRDACALTCHVCNKGFLSTGALEDHLQLHADQRTYACLFCTDSFDRLELLKEHVRIHMVDGCFSCPSCKKSFTDFIQVKKHVRSFHSEKIFQCTECDKAFCRPDKLRLHMLRHSDRKDFLCSTCGKQFKRKDKLREHMQRMHNPEREAKKADRSHRSKALKQKVPTTDFESFMFKCRLCMMGFRRRGMLVNHLSKRHPEMRIEEVPELTLPIIKPNRDYFCQYCDKVYKSASKRKAHILKNHPGAELPPSIRKLRPAGPGEPDPMLSTHTQLTGTIATAPVCCPHCAKQYSSKTKMVQHIRKKHPEFAQMANSIQAPLATAVISSTPAVITTDSTTAEAVVTTDLLTQAMTELSQTLGSDYRAAQGDYQRIQYIPVSQAAGGLAQPQHIQLQVVQVAPASSPHSQHSTVDVSQLHDPHGYSQHSIQVQHIQVAEPTGSSVQGSASQVSGQPLSPSSQQTTQELSPTQLTPVTLAQSHTLQTSSNQVQGTVQHTYLPSNWNYRSYPSEIQMMALPHAQYVIAEASTPGSGGNSSQTHYVISEGQAELEGKPSGAAASGTQTHPESLEQPPPTQYIITTTTNGSNEVHITKP, from the exons ATGGAAACAAAGCAGGAGTCATCATCTATCTGGAGTCAGACCCCTAGTGCTGAATCTGGCAACGCCACTCAG GTTCACTTTGAAGGTGGCACAGTGGCTCAGATCGTGTACAGTGGGGATCAGCAGGACAGGGGCCAGCAGCAGGTGGTCTATGCTGCAGATGGAAGCTCCTACACGTCTGTGGAGtcagcagaacacacactggTTTATATACACCCAGTGGATGGAACAACACAG GCAGTGTTCGCTGACCAGCCTCAAGTGGCATACATCCAACAGGATGGAACCACCCAGCAG GTGACAGTCCTGCTACCAAGTGGGCAGAATATGAACACAGCCAACCTGCATGTCCTAAGCAATGTAGCTGATGGCCCTCAGGCCATCCTGGAGCCTGTGACACAG GGTCAGATGGATGTTTCCAACTCCTCCTTGCCCCCCATGACCAGTGTGGGAGACTCAGCCTCTAGTCCTCTTGGGGCAACAGACTCCACTGTGGATTCTGAAGATGAAGACGATGACGACGACGATGGAAATGATTCTGACCTTGACGACTGGGAGCCTGAACCTCTACAGCCCTTCACTCCTCAAAATCTCT GGTGTGAGGAGTGTAACAAGGCAAACCCCACCGTGTGTTTGAAACATGGGCCCTTGCACCCTATTGCCAGCCGGCCTGTCGTGTCTAAAGCCCGTGCCAGCCTGCCCCTGGTACTCTACATTGACCGCTTCGTGGGCGGGGTCTTCTCTAAGCGCCGCATCCCTAAGCGCACCCAGTTTGGGCCAGTAGAGGGCCGCCTGGTGCGACAGCACCAGCTCAAGGACTCCCACATCCACCTCAAA ATGTATGTGCTGGACTCTGATAAAGGTGGAGACAAAAATGAAGATGTATGGCTGGACCTGTCAGATGAGGACCACAGTAACTGGTTGATGTTTGTCCGACCTGCCCAGAATCATCTGGAGCAGAACCTGGTGGCCTACCAATATGGCTCAGAAATCTTCTACACCACCATCAAGAACATCCAGCCCAAACAGGAGCTCAAG GTGTGGTATGCTGCTTCATATGCCGAGTTTGTTAATCAGAAAATTCATGATGTCACAGAAGAGGAACGAAAAG TGTTGAGGGAGCAGGAGAAGAACTGGCCGTGCTACGAGTGCAACCGCCGCTTCATGAGCTctgagcagctgcagcagcacctCAACATGCACGACGACAAGCTGGATCTGGTCAATAG GCCAAAGGGACGCAGTCGAGGGAGGGGTCGGAAGCGTTTCGGGACAGGCAGAAGACCGGGGCGGCCGCCCAAATTCATCCGCCTAGAGACCCCTGCAGAGAGCGCAGAGAAGACAAGG GATATGCTGGTGTTCCCTGGAAGTAAGCTGCCTTATGAGGATAGGACAGATGGAGCCCTGAATGGGCTGAAGGTGGTGGAGCTCGAGCCAGAAGCCATCGCCTCAGAGTTGGAAGGCCGGCTGGAGCCCCAGGTGGACAGTGCGGAGCCCCCAACAGATGGGGAAAGTGACCAGCCAGTGCCCCCACCAGCTGATGCTCTGGAGCCCCTCAAGGAGGACCCCACTCCTGCCGCCCAGCCAGATCCCCACCTCACGCCCCAGGACATGCGCCGAGCCCGGAGGATACGG AACGCTGCGCTCCAGCACCTGTTCATCCGCAAGTCGTTCCGGCCCTTCAAGTGCTCCCAATGTGGGAAGGCCTTCCGGGAGAAGGACAAGCTGGACCAGCACCTGCGCTTCCACGGACGCGATGCCTGCGCCCTCACCTGTCACGTGTGCAACAAGGGCTTCCTGAGCACGGGGGCGCTAGAGGACCACCTGCAGCTGCATGCTGACCAGCGCACCTATGCCTGCCTCTTCTGCACCGACTCCTTCGACCGCCTGGAGCTGCTCAAGGAGCACGTCCGAATCCACATGGTGGACGGCTGCTTCTCCTGCCCCTCGTGCAAGAAGAGCTTCACCGACTTCATTCAG GTGAAGAAGCATGTGCGCAGCTTCCATTCTGAGAAGATCTTCCAGTGCACAGAGTGTGACAAGGCCTTCTGCCGGCCCGACAAGCTGCGCCTGCACATGCTCCGCCACTCCGACCGCAAAGACTTCCTGTGCTCCACCTGTGGCAAACAGTTTAAG AGGAAAGATAAACTCCGTGAGCACATGCAGCGCATGCACAACCCTGAGCGCGAAGCTAAGAAAGCGGACCGTAGTCACCGCTCCAAAGCCCTGAAGCAGAAGGTGCCCACCACCGACTTTGAGAGCTTCATGTTCAAGTGTCGACTCTGCATGATGGGCTTCCGGCGCCGAGGCATGCTG GTTAATCATCTGTCCAAGCGTCACCCAGAGATGCGGATTGAGGAGGTACCTGAGCTCACACTGCCCATCATTAAGCCAAACAGGGACTACTTCTGCCAGTACTGTGACAAG GTGTATAAAAGTGCTAGTAAGAGAAAAGCACATATCTTGAAGAACCATCCCGGGGCAGAGCTGCCACCCAGTATCCGCAAGCTGCGGCCTGCCGGCCCCGGAGAGCCCGACCCCATGCTGAGCACGCACACGCAGCTGACCGGCACCATCGCCACAGCTCCCGTCTGCTGCCCACACTGCGCCAAGCAGTACAGCAGCAAA ACAAAGATGGTTCAGCACATCCGTAAGAAGCACCCAGAGTTTGCTCAGATGGCCAACAGCATCCAGGCCCCTCTGGCCACTGCAGTCATCAGCAGCACCCCTGCGGTCATCACCACCGACAGCACCACTGCAGAGGCCGTTGTG ACCACGGACCTGCTGACCCAGGCCATGACCGAGCTGTCCCAGACTCTTGGGTCGGACTACCGAGCAGCTCAGGGCGATTACCAGCGCATCCAGTACATCCCTGTCTCACAGGCCGCCGGAGGCCTCGCCCAGCCACAGCACATCCAGCTGCAGGTGGTGCAGGTGGCTCCG GCCTCCTCTCCCCACTCCCAGCACTCCACGGTGGATGTGAGTCAGCTGCACGACCCCCATGGCTACAGCCAGCACTCCATCCAGGTGCAGCACATCCAGGTGGCGGAGCCCACGGGGAGCTCTGTCCAGGGCAGCGCATCA CAGGTATCTGGGCAGCCTCTAAGCCCCTCCTCTCAGCAGACCACTCAAGAGCTTAGCCCCACCCAGCTGACCCCCGTGACCTTGGCACAGAGTCACACGCTACAGACCTCCTCAAATCAGGTGCAAGGGACTGTTCAGCATACTTACCTACCCAGCAACTGGAACTACAGGAGTTATC CCTCAGAGATCCAGATGATGGCGCTGCCTCATGCCCAGTATGTGATCGCAGAGGCCAGCACCCCAGGAAGCGGTGGAAACAGCAGTCAG ACGCACTATGTGATCTCGGAGGGCCAGGCAGAGCTGGAAGGGAAGCCCAGTGGTGCGGCCGCCAGCGGGACTCAGACGCACCCCGAGTCCCTGGAGCAGCCGCCGCCCACACAGtacatcatcaccaccaccaccaacggCTCCAACGAAGTCCACATCACCAAACCCTGA
- the prdm10 gene encoding PR domain zinc finger protein 10 isoform X1: protein METKQESSSIWSQTPSAESGNATQVHFEGGTVAQIVYSGDQQDRGQQQVVYAADGSSYTSVESAEHTLVYIHPVDGTTQAVFADQPQVAYIQQDGTTQQVTVLLPSGQNMNTANLHVLSNVADGPQAILEPVTQGQMDVSNSSLPPMTSVGDSASSPLGATDSTVDSEDEDDDDDDGNDSDLDDWEPEPLQPFTPQNLWCEECNKANPTVCLKHGPLHPIASRPVVSKARASLPLVLYIDRFVGGVFSKRRIPKRTQFGPVEGRLVRQHQLKDSHIHLKMYVLDSDKGGDKNEDVWLDLSDEDHSNWLMFVRPAQNHLEQNLVAYQYGSEIFYTTIKNIQPKQELKVWYAASYAEFVNQKIHDVTEEERKVLREQEKNWPCYECNRRFMSSEQLQQHLNMHDDKLDLVNRPKGRSRGRGRKRFGTGRRPGRPPKFIRLETPAESAEKTRDMLVFPGSKLPYEDRTDGALNGLKVVELEPEAIASELEGRLEPQVDSAEPPTDGESDQPVPPPADALEPLKEDPTPAAQPDPHLTPQDMRRARRIRNAALQHLFIRKSFRPFKCSQCGKAFREKDKLDQHLRFHGRDACALTCHVCNKGFLSTGALEDHLQLHADQRTYACLFCTDSFDRLELLKEHVRIHMVDGCFSCPSCKKSFTDFIQVKKHVRSFHSEKIFQCTECDKAFCRPDKLRLHMLRHSDRKDFLCSTCGKQFKRKDKLREHMQRMHNPEREAKKADRSHRSKALKQKVPTTDFESFMFKCRLCMMGFRRRGMLVNHLSKRHPEMRIEEVPELTLPIIKPNRDYFCQYCDKVYKSASKRKAHILKNHPGAELPPSIRKLRPAGPGEPDPMLSTHTQLTGTIATAPVCCPHCAKQYSSKTKMVQHIRKKHPEFAQMANSIQAPLATAVISSTPAVITTDSTTAEAVVTTDLLTQAMTELSQTLGSDYRAAQGDYQRIQYIPVSQAAGGLAQPQHIQLQVVQVAPASSPHSQHSTVDVSQLHDPHGYSQHSIQVQHIQVAEPTGSSVQGSASQVSGQPLSPSSQQTTQELSPTQLTPVTLAQSHTLQTSSNQVQGTVQHTYLPSNWNYRSYPSEIQMMALPHAQYVIAEASTPGSGGNSSQVKTTHYVISEGQAELEGKPSGAAASGTQTHPESLEQPPPTQYIITTTTNGSNEVHITKP from the exons ATGGAAACAAAGCAGGAGTCATCATCTATCTGGAGTCAGACCCCTAGTGCTGAATCTGGCAACGCCACTCAG GTTCACTTTGAAGGTGGCACAGTGGCTCAGATCGTGTACAGTGGGGATCAGCAGGACAGGGGCCAGCAGCAGGTGGTCTATGCTGCAGATGGAAGCTCCTACACGTCTGTGGAGtcagcagaacacacactggTTTATATACACCCAGTGGATGGAACAACACAG GCAGTGTTCGCTGACCAGCCTCAAGTGGCATACATCCAACAGGATGGAACCACCCAGCAG GTGACAGTCCTGCTACCAAGTGGGCAGAATATGAACACAGCCAACCTGCATGTCCTAAGCAATGTAGCTGATGGCCCTCAGGCCATCCTGGAGCCTGTGACACAG GGTCAGATGGATGTTTCCAACTCCTCCTTGCCCCCCATGACCAGTGTGGGAGACTCAGCCTCTAGTCCTCTTGGGGCAACAGACTCCACTGTGGATTCTGAAGATGAAGACGATGACGACGACGATGGAAATGATTCTGACCTTGACGACTGGGAGCCTGAACCTCTACAGCCCTTCACTCCTCAAAATCTCT GGTGTGAGGAGTGTAACAAGGCAAACCCCACCGTGTGTTTGAAACATGGGCCCTTGCACCCTATTGCCAGCCGGCCTGTCGTGTCTAAAGCCCGTGCCAGCCTGCCCCTGGTACTCTACATTGACCGCTTCGTGGGCGGGGTCTTCTCTAAGCGCCGCATCCCTAAGCGCACCCAGTTTGGGCCAGTAGAGGGCCGCCTGGTGCGACAGCACCAGCTCAAGGACTCCCACATCCACCTCAAA ATGTATGTGCTGGACTCTGATAAAGGTGGAGACAAAAATGAAGATGTATGGCTGGACCTGTCAGATGAGGACCACAGTAACTGGTTGATGTTTGTCCGACCTGCCCAGAATCATCTGGAGCAGAACCTGGTGGCCTACCAATATGGCTCAGAAATCTTCTACACCACCATCAAGAACATCCAGCCCAAACAGGAGCTCAAG GTGTGGTATGCTGCTTCATATGCCGAGTTTGTTAATCAGAAAATTCATGATGTCACAGAAGAGGAACGAAAAG TGTTGAGGGAGCAGGAGAAGAACTGGCCGTGCTACGAGTGCAACCGCCGCTTCATGAGCTctgagcagctgcagcagcacctCAACATGCACGACGACAAGCTGGATCTGGTCAATAG GCCAAAGGGACGCAGTCGAGGGAGGGGTCGGAAGCGTTTCGGGACAGGCAGAAGACCGGGGCGGCCGCCCAAATTCATCCGCCTAGAGACCCCTGCAGAGAGCGCAGAGAAGACAAGG GATATGCTGGTGTTCCCTGGAAGTAAGCTGCCTTATGAGGATAGGACAGATGGAGCCCTGAATGGGCTGAAGGTGGTGGAGCTCGAGCCAGAAGCCATCGCCTCAGAGTTGGAAGGCCGGCTGGAGCCCCAGGTGGACAGTGCGGAGCCCCCAACAGATGGGGAAAGTGACCAGCCAGTGCCCCCACCAGCTGATGCTCTGGAGCCCCTCAAGGAGGACCCCACTCCTGCCGCCCAGCCAGATCCCCACCTCACGCCCCAGGACATGCGCCGAGCCCGGAGGATACGG AACGCTGCGCTCCAGCACCTGTTCATCCGCAAGTCGTTCCGGCCCTTCAAGTGCTCCCAATGTGGGAAGGCCTTCCGGGAGAAGGACAAGCTGGACCAGCACCTGCGCTTCCACGGACGCGATGCCTGCGCCCTCACCTGTCACGTGTGCAACAAGGGCTTCCTGAGCACGGGGGCGCTAGAGGACCACCTGCAGCTGCATGCTGACCAGCGCACCTATGCCTGCCTCTTCTGCACCGACTCCTTCGACCGCCTGGAGCTGCTCAAGGAGCACGTCCGAATCCACATGGTGGACGGCTGCTTCTCCTGCCCCTCGTGCAAGAAGAGCTTCACCGACTTCATTCAG GTGAAGAAGCATGTGCGCAGCTTCCATTCTGAGAAGATCTTCCAGTGCACAGAGTGTGACAAGGCCTTCTGCCGGCCCGACAAGCTGCGCCTGCACATGCTCCGCCACTCCGACCGCAAAGACTTCCTGTGCTCCACCTGTGGCAAACAGTTTAAG AGGAAAGATAAACTCCGTGAGCACATGCAGCGCATGCACAACCCTGAGCGCGAAGCTAAGAAAGCGGACCGTAGTCACCGCTCCAAAGCCCTGAAGCAGAAGGTGCCCACCACCGACTTTGAGAGCTTCATGTTCAAGTGTCGACTCTGCATGATGGGCTTCCGGCGCCGAGGCATGCTG GTTAATCATCTGTCCAAGCGTCACCCAGAGATGCGGATTGAGGAGGTACCTGAGCTCACACTGCCCATCATTAAGCCAAACAGGGACTACTTCTGCCAGTACTGTGACAAG GTGTATAAAAGTGCTAGTAAGAGAAAAGCACATATCTTGAAGAACCATCCCGGGGCAGAGCTGCCACCCAGTATCCGCAAGCTGCGGCCTGCCGGCCCCGGAGAGCCCGACCCCATGCTGAGCACGCACACGCAGCTGACCGGCACCATCGCCACAGCTCCCGTCTGCTGCCCACACTGCGCCAAGCAGTACAGCAGCAAA ACAAAGATGGTTCAGCACATCCGTAAGAAGCACCCAGAGTTTGCTCAGATGGCCAACAGCATCCAGGCCCCTCTGGCCACTGCAGTCATCAGCAGCACCCCTGCGGTCATCACCACCGACAGCACCACTGCAGAGGCCGTTGTG ACCACGGACCTGCTGACCCAGGCCATGACCGAGCTGTCCCAGACTCTTGGGTCGGACTACCGAGCAGCTCAGGGCGATTACCAGCGCATCCAGTACATCCCTGTCTCACAGGCCGCCGGAGGCCTCGCCCAGCCACAGCACATCCAGCTGCAGGTGGTGCAGGTGGCTCCG GCCTCCTCTCCCCACTCCCAGCACTCCACGGTGGATGTGAGTCAGCTGCACGACCCCCATGGCTACAGCCAGCACTCCATCCAGGTGCAGCACATCCAGGTGGCGGAGCCCACGGGGAGCTCTGTCCAGGGCAGCGCATCA CAGGTATCTGGGCAGCCTCTAAGCCCCTCCTCTCAGCAGACCACTCAAGAGCTTAGCCCCACCCAGCTGACCCCCGTGACCTTGGCACAGAGTCACACGCTACAGACCTCCTCAAATCAGGTGCAAGGGACTGTTCAGCATACTTACCTACCCAGCAACTGGAACTACAGGAGTTATC CCTCAGAGATCCAGATGATGGCGCTGCCTCATGCCCAGTATGTGATCGCAGAGGCCAGCACCCCAGGAAGCGGTGGAAACAGCAGTCAGGTGAAGACT ACGCACTATGTGATCTCGGAGGGCCAGGCAGAGCTGGAAGGGAAGCCCAGTGGTGCGGCCGCCAGCGGGACTCAGACGCACCCCGAGTCCCTGGAGCAGCCGCCGCCCACACAGtacatcatcaccaccaccaccaacggCTCCAACGAAGTCCACATCACCAAACCCTGA